The sequence ATCCGGCAACGCGGACGTTTCAGGCACTTCGGATAGCAGTAAATCGCGAGACCGAGATCCTTGAAGGCTTTATTGACGATGCGGCCGATGTGCTAAAGCCGGGCGGAGTGATCGCGATGATCGCGTTTCATTCGCTGGAGGACCGGATCGTAAAGAACGAATTTAGGCGGCTTTCAGGGAAATGCAGTTGCCCGCCGCGAATGCCGGTTTGCCAGTGCCGGGCGGTAAAAAAGCTGGAGATATTAACCAAGAAGCCGATCGAGCCAACGCCCGCCGAGGCCGACGCAAACCAAAGAGCACGAAGCGCAAAACTTAGAGCCGCAAGAAGGCTCGCCGAACAGGAAGCAAGGTGACTTATGAGAAAGCGAACTCCAACCATAAACAGAAAAAAGAGAACAAACGGCCGGGGCGGCAGATGGAAATATGTGTTCATCACGGTGTTTTGCGCGGTTCTCGTGATGGCGGGCTTCTTTCTGGTCGCGGTTCAGCACTTTGCGACGGTCGAGCTTGGCATAAAGAATTCTGAACTTCGGTCAAAGGTCGAAGAGCTTGAGGCCGAAAAGCGTCGGCTGCTTCTCGCCCGCGAGACCACGCTTTCACCCGCAGAGATCGCCCGGACCGCTCGTCGACTCGGATTCGTTCAGCGTGAACTGGCTGAGCCTACGATCGAGATCGCGGCGACGACCGCGTCAGCAAAGCCGGAGACACTGGCAACAAATAAGCCAGTCGAGACAGCAGTCGAGCGGATAGTATATTCAAAACCCGCAGCTGAAAATCCGAAGGCCGGGGAACGCGAGCGAAAAGCAGTGACCGCCCCGAAAGCAGAATCGAAACCGCGGATTGTGGTTGCCGCTGTAGAGAAAAAGCCGGTCGACGTATTAGCGGCGAAGTCCGAAGGCAGGCCGCGGCGGGTATCAGAATCTTCGACAAAGAGTACACTGGCCACAGCGGCAAGACTTAAATAGAGCGAGCAAATGCCAAAACGGAATCTCAACGCCAAGAAAAAGAAAACGGCCGCCGAGCTGAGACAGACCGCGTTTATCCGATTCATGATCGTGATCGCGGTCTTTGTCGTCTGGTTTGGCGGGGTTGGGGCTCGGCTGGTTTACCTACAAATCACTCAGCACGAGCCCCTAAGATCAAAGGCGGTCAGCCAACGGCGCGATGTTCAAAAGAGTCGCATGCCTCGCGGGACGATCTACGACCGGAACGGGCGTGCCCTTGCGATAAGTGTTTCCGTCAAAACGCTTTACGCTGATGCGACCGCGATCACCGACATCGGCAAAGCTGCCGATGACATCGCGAAGGCACTAAAGACAAAGCCGGCCGAGCTTCGAAAGACGCTCGAAGAGGCCAAAGAGCTTGGCAGGAAAGCCGTGCCGATCGCAAAAGGGCTAGATGCGACCGAGGTCGAAGCGATCGAAAGGGCACTCGATACGCCGAATATGCGAAAGGCGGGAACGCCGAAGTACGAAGGCCTTTTCTGGCGCGATTCACAGAAACGCAGCTATCCGCACGGCCCGCTCGCGGCGCACGTAATAGGTTTCAGTGATGCAGAAGGCGTCGGGCAAGCGGGCATCGAGCAATCGCAGAATGAGGTGCTCTACGGTGCGGTCATCCGCCGCGAGCAAGAGCGCGATCGGCTCGGACGTGTTTACGACGAGGTCGTTACCGAAAAATCACCGCCCGGTGATGTCGTGCTGACCATCGACAATTCGGCTCAGTATTTTGCAGAGACGGCCCTTGCTAACGCCGTTAAAAACGCAAACGCGAAAGCCGGAATGGCCGTCGTGATCGCAAATAAGACCGGCGAAGTGTTGGCACTCGCAAACTATCCGACATTCGATCCCTCAAAGCTCGAATCGATCGGCGAAAACAATCTTCGCAATGCCGCGATACAGAATATGTATACGCCCGGGTCGGTCTTTAAGCTGATCACCTACAGCGCCGCCCGCGAACGCGACCTTGTTCGGCCTGATAACCAGATCGATCTGGGAGCCGGAACGATCGAGATCGGCTCCCGCAGATTTAGCGATTCGGGCCGTTACGGTTCAGTCTCTTATTCGCGGGCAATGGCCGTTTCAAGCAACGTCGGTGCGATCCGGACAGCGATGCGGGTCGGGAAGAAGGACTTCCACCAGAGCATTGTCAATTTTGGCTTTGGAAGCCCAACGGGAATCGAACTACCGGCTGAAACCGCAGGTGTTGTGCGGTCGCCGGAGCGATGGTTTGGCGATTCGCTCGCATCGATGGCGATAGGCTATGAAATTGGGGTGTCTGCTTTGCAAATGGCGACGGCTTTTGCGACGATAGCAAACGACGGCGTCAGAATTCAGCCACATATAATTAAGGAAATCCGAGACCATGACGAAACGATCGTTTCAGCGGCGAATCCGGCAAAAAACCGGGTCGTTTCCGTCGAAACTGCGCGTGACATCAGGGAAATGCTGAAAGAGGTCGTCGTATCAGGCACCGGAAAAAATGCGGCGCTTAGCGTTTATTCCGCAGCGGGCAAAACCGGAACGGCGTGGAAGTTTGACGAAAAGCTGAAGCGGATTAACTCGGCAAAATATATTTCGTCATTCATTGGGATGGCACCGGCGGACAACCCGGAGATCACCATCGCAGTTATCATTGACGAACCGAAGATCGGTGGCAGAGGCGGCGGTGCAGTTGCGGCTCCGGTATTCAAAGAGATCGCTGATAAACTGCTCCCGGCGATGAACATCCCGTCCGGCGGGTCG comes from Acidobacteriota bacterium and encodes:
- a CDS encoding penicillin-binding protein 2, producing the protein MPKRNLNAKKKKTAAELRQTAFIRFMIVIAVFVVWFGGVGARLVYLQITQHEPLRSKAVSQRRDVQKSRMPRGTIYDRNGRALAISVSVKTLYADATAITDIGKAADDIAKALKTKPAELRKTLEEAKELGRKAVPIAKGLDATEVEAIERALDTPNMRKAGTPKYEGLFWRDSQKRSYPHGPLAAHVIGFSDAEGVGQAGIEQSQNEVLYGAVIRREQERDRLGRVYDEVVTEKSPPGDVVLTIDNSAQYFAETALANAVKNANAKAGMAVVIANKTGEVLALANYPTFDPSKLESIGENNLRNAAIQNMYTPGSVFKLITYSAARERDLVRPDNQIDLGAGTIEIGSRRFSDSGRYGSVSYSRAMAVSSNVGAIRTAMRVGKKDFHQSIVNFGFGSPTGIELPAETAGVVRSPERWFGDSLASMAIGYEIGVSALQMATAFATIANDGVRIQPHIIKEIRDHDETIVSAANPAKNRVVSVETARDIREMLKEVVVSGTGKNAALSVYSAAGKTGTAWKFDEKLKRINSAKYISSFIGMAPADNPEITIAVIIDEPKIGGRGGGAVAAPVFKEIADKLLPAMNIPSGGSPQVLGDEEDELIAETVGNGESLDGDDADSAVTSTETKKEQKPVPKKGERERIAAAAPPGKKPDVAPKRPGTSAKNKNEASRSN